In Scatophagus argus isolate fScaArg1 chromosome 5, fScaArg1.pri, whole genome shotgun sequence, a genomic segment contains:
- the tmem91 gene encoding transmembrane protein 91 yields MENLDELEHPLLGESPNDSQVSGQGLGPGTGQAPGGLLKGILIKCEEDRAYPPFAWRSYCGHPPELQQQQLLDPCSLPRTLESFYPPAPIWGHADSLLSKDYLETTFVDIRPGSTLERKLLAETQDFHGVSYSMDDEDDLLPDSDDSSIDDFSDTDSESNFPLMIPQDYLGLAFFSMLCCFWPLGIAAFYLSQKTNKASAQGDFQGANAASRQALWLSVLSIVFGIITYICAIAALISYLSGKPP; encoded by the exons ATGGAGAATCTAGATGAGCTGGAGCACCCTCTACTGGGAGAAAGCCCCAATGACAGCCAGGTGTCAGGACAGGGACTGGGGCCCGGGACTGGACAGGCCCCTGGAGGGCTGCTCAAAGGCATCTTGATTAAGTGTGAGGAGGACAGGGCTTACCCTCCTTTCGCGTGGAGGAGCTATTGTGGACATCCTCCtgagcttcagcagcagcagctactgGACCCTTGTTCCTTACCTCGCACACTGGAGTCCTTTTACCCACCGGCCCCCATCTGGGGCCACGCAGACTCCCTGCTCAGCAAAGACTACCTGGAGACCACCTTCGTGGACATTCGGCCCGGTTCCACGCTGGAGAGGAAGCTGCTGGCCGAAACGCAGGACTTCCACGGTGTGTCCTACAGCATGGATGACGAGGATGACCTGCTTCCCGACTCCGAT GACTCATCCATTGATGACTTCAGTGATACAGACAGCGAGAGCAACTTCCCTCTGATGATCCCTCAGGACTACCTGGGTTTGGCCTTTTTCTCCATGCTCTGCTGCTTCTGGCCCCTGGGCATCGCTGCCTTCTACCTTTCACagaag ACCAACAAGGCGTCGGCTCAGGGGGATTTTCAGGGGGCCAACGCTGCGTCTCGCCAGGCCCTGTGGCTCTCGGTGCTCTCCATTGTGTTTGGAATCATAACGTACATCTGCGCCATCGCTGCGTTGATTTCCTACCTGTCGGGAAAACCGCCGTAA